The following coding sequences are from one Kwoniella bestiolae CBS 10118 chromosome 2, complete sequence window:
- a CDS encoding mitochondrial 37S ribosomal protein mS29, translated as MRPIIRFSSTPLSRGISTSAPVLAVAKPKKAAAGSKGGKQGFNQKKKDAASGGSGGSGQATIALKFSMSGQPPDLSDLKRLQPSNYKSENVGKPATFNKQSFDKLKSFGLSKKVERELSSNGGPASVIRQLTIDISKQLDGDKGKSSKDARYVLTGERGSGKSMLLLQSVACALESGWIVLFNPKATEWTNSSSHYIYDSQTQTFNQWQASQQLLSTLLSNNKDKLDAIKLSSNANLPQGKTVEKGAKLSELVSAGSKDDRIATQALDAVMGVLEKQTQYPVLWAIDEAQTLFTTSKYRTPDYTPIEPYHLSAPRLALDFVSGRRSFAKGSILTSLSLSDPTNLPSPSLIQGLSLKSTQPITPYTKLDPYHLSHASSNLKKLEVPYKMSNVEVSGLYELLFKKGLTAENQSDGLFMELKSGSAGNPGEVKRGLSRLRGSLTA; from the exons ATGcgacccatcatcagattctcctcaaccccccTATCAAGAGGTATTTCCACCTCGGCACCTGTTCTGGCAGTAGCCAAACCCAAGAAAG CTGCTGCTGGCTCGAAGGGAGGTAAACAGGGGTTCAACCAGAAGAAAAAGGATGCTGCTTcaggtggaagtggaggaagtgGTCAG GCTACAATAGCATTGAAATTCTCGATGTCTGGTCAACCACCCGATCTATCAGATTTGAAGAGACTACAACCA AGCAACTACAAATCCGAGAATGTCGGTAAACCCGCAACCTTCAACAAGCAAAGTTTCGATAAGTTGAAGTCATTTGGATTGTCGAAGAaagtggagagagag TTATCGTCGAACGGAGGACCAGCAAGTGTGATTCGACAATTGACGATAGACATCTCAAAGCAGCTGGATGGGGATAAGGGGAAATCGAGTAAAGATGCTAGATACGTTCTGA CCGGTGAACGAGGTAGTGGTAAATCAATGTTATTGCTTCAATCAGTCGCATGCGCATTGGAGAGCGGATGGATAGTACTGTTCAATCCTAAAG CCACCGAATGGacaaactcctcttcccactaTATCTACGACTCCCAAACCCAGACATTCAACCAATGGCAAGCTTCCCAACAACTCCTATCGACCTTATTGTCAAACAACAAAGATAAGTTAGATGCCATCAAGCTCTCCTCAAATGCCAATCTACCCCAGGGCAAGACTGTAGAGAAGGGCGCGAAGTTATCTGAATTAGTGTCCGCGGGAAGCAAAGATGATAGGATCGCTACGCAGGCTTTAGACGCTGTGATGGGTGTATTGGAGAAACAAACTCA GTATCCCGTTCTCTGGGCCATCGACGAGGCTCAAACTTTattcaccacctccaaataCCGAACACCAGACTATACCCCTATCGAACCATATCACCTCTCCGCACCAAGATTAGCATTAGATTTCGTTTCTGGCAGGAGATCTTTC GCAAAAGGTTCAATCCTGACTTCCCTATCACTCTCTGACCCTACCAATCTCCCGTCcccatctctcatccaaggtctatccctcaaatccactCAACCCATAACGCCCTACACCAAACTAGACCCATACCACCTTTCCCACGCTTCATCGAATCTCAAAAAACTTGAAGTTCCCTATAAAATGAGTAATGTAGAGGTATCAGGGCTGTATGAGCTGCTGTTCAAGAAAGGTTTGACAGCTGAGAATCAGTCGGATGGGCTGTTCATGGAATTGAAATCTGGAAGTGCAGGGAATCCGGGGGAGGTCAAGAGGGGTTTGAGTAGGTTGAGGGGGAGTTTGACCGCGTAG